ACGGGTCCTTAAAGGACGTCGGACACCCGGTTGGGACCGGGCTGACCAGCACGGTATCAGGCTTCGGCGGTCAATCTTCCGGGTGGTGTCCGTGGTCTCGCCCACCTGTCCCAACGAGATCAGCTTGACCTGGTGACCACGGAGAGCAATCATTACTCTGCGTATTGATCTAAGCCTCCCCGCGGCAGTCCCCTACCGGCTGACGGGGCGAATGAACGGAGAACCGCCACATGGGCGACTACGCCAAGGCGCTGGGGGCAAAGCTCCGCGCGATCCGCCAGCAGCAGGGCTTGTCTTTGCACGGCGTCGAGCAGAAGTCCGGCGGTCGCTGGAAGGCCGTGGTCGTGGGCTCTTACGAGCGCGGCGACCGAGCCGTCACCGTGCAGAAGCTGGCCGAACTGGCCGACTTCTACGGGGTGCCGGTGGCCGAACTGCTGCCGGAGGGTCGGGTGCCGTCGGGGGCGGAGCCCGCCACCAAGATCGTCATCAACCTGGAGCGGCTGCAACAGCTCCCGGCGGAGAAGGTGGGGCCGCTCGCGCGGTACGCGGCCACCATCCAGAGCCAGCGCGGCGACTACAACGGCAAGGTGCTGTCGATCCGGACCGAGGACCTGCGGTCCCTCGCCATCATCTACGACATGACGCCCGGTGAGTTGACCGAGCAGCTGATCGACTGGGGTGTGCTCCCCCCCGAGGCCCGTCCGGCCAAGGAGGACTGAGCACGTGAAAGGGGGGCCGCGTCCCGCTCGGGGGTGAGCGGGGGCACGGCCCCCTTCCGGTGTTGCCCGGGTGCGCCCTACAGGACGGCGCGGAGCTGGTCGGCGATGACCGCGATGCGGCCCAGCACGCCGTTGACGAACCGCGGCGAGTCGTCCGTGGACAGGCCCTTGGCCAGCTCGACCGCCTCGTCGATGGCGACCGCGTCCGGCACGTCGGCCGCCCACAGCAGCTCGTAGAGCCCGACCCGCAGCACCGCCCGGTCGACCGCGGGCATGCGCTGCAGCGTCCAGCCCTCGGCGTGCTCGGAGATCAGGTCGTCGATCCGCGCGCGGTGCGCGGTGACGCCCTCCACGAGGCCGACCGTGTAGTCGTTGACCGGGGGAACGTCCGTGGAGCCGACGCGCTCGGCGATCAGGGTCACCGGGTCGACGCCCCGGACGTCCGCCTCGTAGAGGACGTCCACGGCGCGCTTGCGGGCCTTGCTGCGTGCGCCCATCTCAGCCGTTCACGCGGCCGAGGTAGCGGCCGTCGCGGGTGTCGACCTTGATCTTCTCGCCGGTGGTGACGAACAGCGGGACCTGGATCTCCGCGCCGGTCTCCAGCGTGGCGGGCTTGGTGCCGCCGGTCGAGCGGTCGCCCTGCAGGCCCGGGTCGGTGTGCTGGATCACCAGCTCGACCGAGGTCGGCAGCTCGACGTAGAGCGCGGTCCCCTCGTGGAGGGCGACGATCGCCTCCTGGTTCTCCAGCATGTAGTTGGCCGCGTCGCCGACGGTCGCGGCGGGCACGGTGATCTGGTCGTAGGTCTCGCCGTCCATGAAGA
This portion of the Saccharothrix syringae genome encodes:
- the bldD gene encoding transcriptional regulator BldD, with amino-acid sequence MGDYAKALGAKLRAIRQQQGLSLHGVEQKSGGRWKAVVVGSYERGDRAVTVQKLAELADFYGVPVAELLPEGRVPSGAEPATKIVINLERLQQLPAEKVGPLARYAATIQSQRGDYNGKVLSIRTEDLRSLAIIYDMTPGELTEQLIDWGVLPPEARPAKED
- the efp gene encoding elongation factor P, whose translation is MATTNDLKNGLVLNLDGQLWTVTAFQHVKPGKGGAFVRTTLKHVLTGKVVDKTFNAGTKVDTATVDKRGMTYLYKDGADFVFMDGETYDQITVPAATVGDAANYMLENQEAIVALHEGTALYVELPTSVELVIQHTDPGLQGDRSTGGTKPATLETGAEIQVPLFVTTGEKIKVDTRDGRYLGRVNG
- the nusB gene encoding transcription antitermination factor NusB — protein: MGARSKARKRAVDVLYEADVRGVDPVTLIAERVGSTDVPPVNDYTVGLVEGVTAHRARIDDLISEHAEGWTLQRMPAVDRAVLRVGLYELLWAADVPDAVAIDEAVELAKGLSTDDSPRFVNGVLGRIAVIADQLRAVL